The Theileria orientalis strain Shintoku DNA, chromosome 2, complete genome genome has a window encoding:
- a CDS encoding 1-deoxy-D-xylulose 5-phosphate reducto-isomerase, giving the protein MFCRCSGPVKVAIVGSTGSVGTQALNVIRNMNKDETKFEVVALTARKNFELLSQQADEFTPKVCHIFDNSDRLKESMRHKCDVLTSKRDLLDLCQNLGYDVLLMAISGCAGIEPTLSAARSGKKLALCNKESVVSAGNLLSRIVKESATTVIPVDSEHNAIFQCLDDGSVDTRRSNYVCNISQSSLQRVKSLILTSSGGPFRGSKFADYKRLRMSDNVSHPVWCMGSKITVDSSTMMNKALEVIEAHHLFGVPFENIKILVHRECIVHSMVEFVDNSVLAQLYLPDMCLPIAHSLNWPHRLANGLPGLDLTRHTLSFTEADFENFPFLRLGYEVGRRGGLYPAVFNAANDMANELFRQNLINYDQLHELVHDAVELFNPLELKDDRIEDILLVDSWAKRKVRQLAQNT; this is encoded by the exons TTGTTTTGTAGGTGTTCTGGGCCAGTCAAGGTGGCCATCGTGGGATCCACGGGGTCAGTTGGGACGCAGGCGCTTAACGTCATCAGGAACATGAACAAGGATGAAACTAAATTCGAGGTTGTGGCACTGACTGCACGTAAAAATTTCGAGTTGCTATCGCAGCAGGCAGACGAGTTTAC GCCGAAAGTATGTCACATTTTTGACAATTCAGACCGTCTGAAGGAGTCGATGAGGCACAAGTGTGACGTTCTGACGAGTAAGCGGGACCTTTTGGACCTGTGCCAGAACCTGGGCTACGACGTGCTCCTGATGGCAATCTCAGGCTGCGCTGGCATTGAGCCGACGCTGTCGGCCGCACGCTCCGGGAAGAAGCTGGCCCTGTGCAACAAGGAGTCAGTGGTTTCGGCCGGAAATCTCCTGAGCAGAATCGTGAAGGAGTCTGCGACGACCGTGATACCGGTCGACTCTGAGCACAACGCGATCTTCCAGTGCCTCGACGACGGCAGCGTTGACACCAGGAGGTCCAACTACGTCTGCAACATATCGCAAAGCTCCCTTCAGAGGGTGAAGAGCCTGATTCTCACGAGCAGCGGCGGCCCCTTTCGAGGCAGCAAGTTCGCCGACTACAAGCGTCTGAGGATGAGTGACAACGTTTCGCACCCCGTCTGGTGCATGGGATCCAAGATCACTGTCGACTCCTCGACGATGATGAACAAGGCGCTGGAGGTGATTGAGGCCCACCACCTCTTCGGCGTCCCCTTTGAGAACATAAAGATTCTGGTTCACAGGGAGTGCATAGTCCACTCCATGGTCGAGTTCGTCGACAACTCGGTGCTTGCTCAGCTGTACCTGCCGGACATGTGCCTCCCCATTGCACACTCGCTCAACTGGCCGCACAGGTTGGCCAACGGGCTCCCCGGCCTCGACCTCACCAGGCACACGCTCAGCTTCACTGAGGCCGACTTTGAGAACTTCCCCTTTCTCAGGCTCGGCTACGAGGTCGGTCGCAGGGGCGGCCTCTATCCTGCGGTCTTCAACGCCGCCAATGACATGGCCAACGAGTTGTTCAGGCAGAACCTCATCAACTACGATCAACTGCACGAGTTGGTTCACGACGCGGTTGAGCTTTTCAACCCCTTGGAGCTAAAGGACGACAGAATAGAG GACATTCTGCTTGTTGATTCCTGGGCTAAGAGGAAGGTGCGCCAGCTCGCTCAAAACACCTGA